A stretch of Strix aluco isolate bStrAlu1 chromosome 16, bStrAlu1.hap1, whole genome shotgun sequence DNA encodes these proteins:
- the SLC15A3 gene encoding solute carrier family 15 member 3 — MACAAVLAVEGLEQAAFFSITSNLVLYLTSSTFGWGGTQASRACLFFGGASYLLSPVGGWLADVYLGCYGTVALSLLLYLLAACLLPVTALLDGRLSLCGQLPADTIRNCSWHHGGTCRGQPPELYCAPTIYTGLLLVALGVSSIRANLTPFGADQVRDQGGDATRRFFNWFYWSTNVGAIFSLLLVTFVQQNISFLAGYLIPVACLALALLIFLLATPTFITKPPTGSQVSAMIKLALQNCGCTWLGGTGARLSAHRWEAGHPLPNSRAQPGAPSPEEDHANFQVLARILPVMLAFIPHWMVYFQMQTMYYLQGLHLHTPSIFQSGQDHPSTLQGYTFPDVWLLLANVVVLVPLKDHVIDPFLARRRLLPSALKQMTLGMFFGLVSILAAGILEQERLQDAHHNQTVPQLVGKGRYPAVALPVWWQIPQYLLIGLSELFTSIPGLEFAYTEAPESMKGAIMGLFFFISGVGSLLGSGLLTLLSLPTHGWMRCPEGYGSINSCHVDNYFFLLAGIQSITCLIFTWISRRYRHRLL, encoded by the exons ATGGCGTGCGCGGCCGTGCTGGCGGTGGAGGGTCTGGAGCAGGCGGCTTTCTTCAGCATCACGTCCAACCTGGTCCTCTACCTCACCAGCAGCACCTTCGGCTGGGGGGGTACCCAGGCATCCCGCGCCTGcctgttttttgggggggcttcCTACCTGCTCTCACCCGTTGGTGGCTGGTTGGCTGATGTCTACCTGGGCTGCTACGGCACCGTGGCTCTCAGCCTCTTGCTGTATCTGCTGGCAGCTTGTTTGCTGCCTGTCACGGCGTTGCTGGACGGCCGCCTCTCGCTGTGCGGGCAGCTGCCCGCCGATACCATCCGAAACTGCTCTTGGCACCATGGCGGGACGTGCCGGGGGCAGCCCCCTGAGCTGTACTGTGCCCCCACCATCTACACCGGGCTCCTGCTCGTAGCACTGGGCGTCAGCTCCATCAGAGCCAACCTCACACCCTTCGGCGCCGACCAG GTGAGGGACCAGGGGGGTGATGCCACGCGACGCTTCTTCAACTGGTTCTACTGGAGTACCAATGTGGGGGCcatcttctccctgctgctggtgACCTTTGTCCAGCAGAACATCAGCTTTCTGGCTGGCTACCTCATCCCCGTCGCCTGTCTGGCCTTGgctctcctcatcttcctcctggCCACTCCCACCTTCATCACCAAGCCCCCCACGGGCAGCCAGGTCTCTGCCATGATCAAGCTGGCCCTGCAGAACTGCGGCTGCACCtggctggggggcactggggccAG GCTGAGCGCTCACCGGTGGGAAGCTGGGCACCCTCTCCCCAACAGCAGAGCCCAACCTGGAGCCCCTTCACCCGAGGAGGACCATGCCAACTTCCAGGTGCTGGCCCGCATCCTGCCCGTGATGCTGGCCTTCATTCCTCACTGGATGGTCTACTTCCAG ATGCAGACGATGTATTACCTGCAAGGTCTGCACCTCCACACCCCCAGCATCTTCCAGAGTGGCCAGGaccaccccagcaccctccagggCTACACG TTCCCGGATGTTTGGCTGCTCCTGGCCAACGTGGTGGTCTTGGTGCCGTTGAAGGACCACGTCATTGACCCCTTCCTAGCCAGGAGGAGGCTGCTGCCCTCAGCCCTCAAGCAAATGACCCTGGGCATGTTCTTCGGCCTCGTTTCCATCCTGGCAGCAG GCATCCTGGAGCAGGAGCGGCTGCAGGACGCGCACCACAACCAGACGGTGCCGCAGCTCGTGGGCAAGGGCCGCTACCCCGCTGTCGCGCTGCCCGTCTGGTGGCAGATCCCCCAGTACCTGCTCATCGGCCTCAGCGAGCTCTTTACCAGCATCCCCG GCCTGGAGTTCGCCTACACTGAGGCCCCCGAGTCCATGAAAGGAGCCATCATGGGTCTCTTCTTCTTCATCTCCGGGGTGGGCTCGCTGCTGGGGTCAGGCTTGCTGACCCTCCTCTCGCTGCCCACCCACGGCTGGATGCGCTGCCCGGAGGGTTACG GGAGCATCAATAGCTGCCACGTGGATAATTACTTCTTCCTGCTGGCCGGGATCCAGTCAATCACCTGCCTGATCTTCACCTGGATCTCCAGGCGCTACCGACACCGGCTGCTGTGA
- the CD6 gene encoding T-cell differentiation antigen CD6, giving the protein MEGLYLLLAALSATAPGQGAASRGAAASAASRVHDGVPHFPTAPTEPTGPSGIPASSVAGNTSVTPGPSALRLAGGRSRCEGRVELEQAGEWGTVCDDAWDLADGDVVCRQLRCGRAIRVHGSATFGRGSGPILRDEVGCEGDEEHLWDCAATPEHDCSHKEDAGVVCSEHQEWRLTGGRDGCAGRVEVFFRGTWSTVCDSTWYELEASVLCRTLGCGQPLRQLSFSHTLPARMLYQCDGQQPSLARCQWTYNKSAPCHQSRAAGVICNGSQGLQTPTPMATVTPSNVTLLSAEEGSQAAGAQSPLHMPFFILCLVLAALLLLTVLAFIAALLRVRKMSALAMSSLRLDGPVLVTHSAQSPSVPSGTSNDYREVPPSLPKGPDPPVTAKDPDSDSDYEHYDFSSEPPVALSTFYNSLRRHPGEQLLPLMPRQDGMEPFPGEVPARLGPPSRSRASSSSTSSSSSTTEPYCNNVPPLHARGCPPPPTDGTHQHEAPTTHGYTGYPGMAPPATPRVPTPVLSHPRVPVSPAEPHPADSSSTSSGEWYENVQGLEPPGDPSPHPGWLAPSCPSGRHTQDPDSSDGSDYDDIQGSAY; this is encoded by the exons ATGGAGGGGCTCTACCTGCTCTTGGCGGCTCTCTCCGCCACGGCGCCTGGACAAG GGGCAGCGAGCCGGGGGGCGGCAGCGTCGGCAGCATCCCGGGTACATGACGGTGTCCCACACTTTCCCACCG CCCCCACAGAACCAACGGGACCCTCCGGCATCCCGGCAAGCAGCGTGGCTGGAAACACCTCGGTGACACCAG GTCCCAGCGCGCTGCGTCTGGCCGGCGGCCGGAGCCGGTGCGAGGGCCGGGTGGAGCTGGAGCAGGCGGGTGAGTGGGGGACGGTGTGCGATGACGCCTGGGACTTGGCCGACGGCGACGTCGTCTGCCGGCAACTGCGCTGCGGCCGGGCCATCCGCGTCCATGGCAGTGCCACCTTCGGCCGGGGCAGCGGCCCCATCCTCCGGGATGAGGTGGGCTGCGAGGGGGACGAGGAGCATCTCTGGGACTGTGCGGCCACGCCGGAGCATGACTGCAGCCATAAGGAAGACGCCGGTGTGGTGTGCTCAG AACACCAGGAGTGGCGGCTCACCGGGGGCCGGGATGGTTGCGCCGGTCGGGTCGAGGTCTTTTTCCGTGGCACGTGGAGCACGGTGTGTGACAGCACATGGTACGAGCTGGAGGCCAGTGTGCTGTGCCGCACGCTGGGCTGCGGGCAGCCCCTCCGGCAGCTCTCCTTCAGCCACACGCTGCCCGCCAGGATGCTCTACCAGTGCGATGGCCAGCAGCCGTCGCTGGCCCGCTGCCAGTGGACCTACAATAAATCAGCTCCCTGCCACCAGTCCCGGGCGGCCGGAGTGATCTGCAATG GCTCCCAGGGCTTGCAGACGCCAACCCCGATGGCCACGGTGACACCGAGCAACGTCACACTCCTGAGCG CTGAGGAGGGCTCCCAGGCTGCCGGGGCACAGTCCCCGCTGCACATGCCCTTCTTCATCCTCTGCCTGGTCCTGGCAGCGCTGCTCCTGCTCACCGTGCTGGCCTTCATCGCCGCCCTGCTGAGGGTGAGGAAGATGAGCG CCCTTGCCATGTCCTCCCTCCGGCTAGACGGGCCGGTGCTGGTGACCCACAGTGCCCAGAGCCCCAGTGTGCCCTCGGGGACCTCCAATGACTACAGGGAGGTGCCCCCCAGCCTTCCCAAAGGACCAG ACCCCCCGGTCACAGCCAAGGACCCTGACTCTGACTCTGACTACGAACACTACGATTTCAGCAGCGAGCCACCCGTGGCTCTCTCCACTTTCTACA ACTCACTGCGCCGGCACCCCGGGGAGCAGCTGCTCCCGCTGATGCCCAGGCAGGATGGGATGGAGCCGTTCCCTGGGGAGG TGCCGGCCAGGCTGGGCCCCCCATCCCGCAGCAGGGCGAGcagctcctccacctcttcctcctcctccaccaccgaGCCCTATTGCAATAACGTGCCCCCCCTGCATGCCCGGGGCTGCCCGCCACCCCCCACCGACGGCACCCACCAGCACGAAGCACCCACCACCCACGGCTACACCGGCTACCCTGGCATGG ctcccccagcaaCGCCCCGCGTGCCCACCCCAGTGCTGTCCCACCCCCGGGTACCCGTGTCTCCAGCAGAGCCCCATCCCGCTGACAGCTCCAGCACCTCCTCGGGGGAGTGGTACGAGAACGTGCAGGGCTTGGAGCCACCCGGGGACCCGTCCCCACACCCTG GCTGGCTGGCTCCGTCCTGCCCCTCAGGGAGACACACACAGGACCCCGACTCCTCTGACGGCAGCGACTACGATGACATCCAGGGCTCTGCCTACTGA
- the CD5 gene encoding T-cell surface glycoprotein CD5 isoform X1, with protein sequence MAAHLPALCLLLLLGMWAVPGHGGAAPRPGAQGGGKHAAEGRKTPKTRVFPAEPILRLTGGGCRCTGMLEVKWQGWWRRVCRDKGSDEGAEGICQQLGCGSAIPKPLQLIFASKKEPPMLRCLWLAATSVECYRDVTNCTEPAIITCSEPVKTTPKSPPAPPVTTPEPTGPDRLQLVDGDFGCSGYVELHRQGLWGSVADGPGIRPELATRICQDLHCGTAVDSHGYPKPEWRSHLPVRWEVVEPCESRLLFNCFNRTRAQQEKAPAFIICSRSQPQALRRLAGGPTPCEGDVEVFHEGRWQVLCDNRVQRSKWGSQLCQELRCGNLSSSTELRDPPSMGVTCKIPTLHLCSASLRGPQTCSRTRVVCQDSKPQPAGTAAGTIVSICLALLLFGILSLLCGPPAYRRLMKRISKKKQRQWIGPTGLNQTVSFHRNSTVTPRPRAEGQRVQGGDNDYAQPPQKSSYLSAYPALEGACRASNPPDNSSDSDYDLHSARRV encoded by the exons ATGGCAGCCCACCTGCCCGCCCTGTGCCTCCTGCTCTTGTTGGGGATGTGGG CCGTCCCCGGCCACGGAGGAGCCGCCCCAAGGCCTGGAG CCCAGGGTGGTGGAAAACATGCTGCCGAGGGAAGGAAAACCCCCAAGACCCGTGTTTTCCCCGCAGAGCCCATCCTGCGGCTCACCGGCGGCGGCTGCCGCTGCACCGGGATGCTGGAGGTGAAGTGGCAGGGCTGGTGGAGGCGCGTGTGCCGGGACAAAGGCAGCGATGAGGGTGCGGAGggcatctgccagcagctgggctgtggctCCGCCATCCCCAAGCCCCTCCAGCTCATCTTCGCCAGCAAGAAGGAGCCACCCATGCTGCGGTGCCTGTGGCTGGCGGCCACCTCAGTGGAGTGCTACCGGGATGTGACAAACTGCACGGAGCCAGCCATTATCACCTGCAGCG agcCAGTGAAAACCACCCCCAAGTCCCCGCCGGCACCTCCAGTCACCACCCCGGAGCCCACTG GACCCGACAGGTTGCAGCTGGTGGACGGGGACTTCGGCTGCTCGGGCTACGTGGAGCTGCACAGGCAGGGGTTGTGGGGGTCCGTGGCGGATGGCCCGGGCATCAGGCCAGAGCTGGCCACCCGCATCTGCCAGGATCTCCACTGCGGCACCGCCGTCGACAGCCACGGCTACCCCAAGCCAGAGTGGAGAAGCCACTTGCCGGTGCGGTGGGAGGTGGTGGAGCCCTGCGAGAGCCGTCTGCTCTTCAACTGCTTCAACAGGACCCGCGCCCAGCAGGAGAAAGCACCTGCCTTCATCATCTGCTCGC GCTCGCAGCCCCAGGCCCTGCGGAGGCTGGCGGGTGGCCCCACGCCTTGTGAAGGGGACGTTGAGGTTTTTCACGAGGGACGGTGGCAGGTGCTGTGTGACAACAGGGTGCAGCGATCCAAGTGGggcagccagctctgccaggAGCTGCGCTGTGGGAATCTCTCCTCCAGCACTGAACTCCGGGACCCCCCCTCCATGGGTGTCACCTGCAAAATCCCCACCCTacacctctgctctgccagcctcAGGGGTCCCCAGACCTGCTCCCGGACCAGAGTCGTGT GCCAGGACTCGAAGCCACAGCCTGCTGGCACAGCGGCAGGCACCATCGTGAGCATCTGCCTGGCCCTGCTTCTCTTCGGCATCCTCTCGCTGCTCTGCGGCCCTCCTGCCTACAGGAGGCTGATGAAGAGAA TCTCCAAAAAGAAGCAGCGCCAGTGGATCGGCCCCACAGGACTCAACCAGACGG TCTCCTTCCACCGCAACAGCACCGTCACCCCCAGGCCGCGGGCAGAGGGGCAGCGGGTGCAAGGGGGGGACAACGACTATGCTCAGCCCCCCCAGAAGAGCTCCTACCTCTCGGCATACCCAG CCCTGGAAGGTGCGTGCAGAGCTTCCAACCCTCCGGACAACTCCTCCGACAGCGATTATGACCTGCATTCTGCCCGCAGAGTGTGA
- the CD5 gene encoding T-cell surface glycoprotein CD5 isoform X2, whose protein sequence is MAAHLPALCLLLLLGMWAVPGHGGAAPRPGEPILRLTGGGCRCTGMLEVKWQGWWRRVCRDKGSDEGAEGICQQLGCGSAIPKPLQLIFASKKEPPMLRCLWLAATSVECYRDVTNCTEPAIITCSEPVKTTPKSPPAPPVTTPEPTGPDRLQLVDGDFGCSGYVELHRQGLWGSVADGPGIRPELATRICQDLHCGTAVDSHGYPKPEWRSHLPVRWEVVEPCESRLLFNCFNRTRAQQEKAPAFIICSRSQPQALRRLAGGPTPCEGDVEVFHEGRWQVLCDNRVQRSKWGSQLCQELRCGNLSSSTELRDPPSMGVTCKIPTLHLCSASLRGPQTCSRTRVVCQDSKPQPAGTAAGTIVSICLALLLFGILSLLCGPPAYRRLMKRISKKKQRQWIGPTGLNQTVSFHRNSTVTPRPRAEGQRVQGGDNDYAQPPQKSSYLSAYPALEGACRASNPPDNSSDSDYDLHSARRV, encoded by the exons ATGGCAGCCCACCTGCCCGCCCTGTGCCTCCTGCTCTTGTTGGGGATGTGGG CCGTCCCCGGCCACGGAGGAGCCGCCCCAAGGCCTGGAG AGCCCATCCTGCGGCTCACCGGCGGCGGCTGCCGCTGCACCGGGATGCTGGAGGTGAAGTGGCAGGGCTGGTGGAGGCGCGTGTGCCGGGACAAAGGCAGCGATGAGGGTGCGGAGggcatctgccagcagctgggctgtggctCCGCCATCCCCAAGCCCCTCCAGCTCATCTTCGCCAGCAAGAAGGAGCCACCCATGCTGCGGTGCCTGTGGCTGGCGGCCACCTCAGTGGAGTGCTACCGGGATGTGACAAACTGCACGGAGCCAGCCATTATCACCTGCAGCG agcCAGTGAAAACCACCCCCAAGTCCCCGCCGGCACCTCCAGTCACCACCCCGGAGCCCACTG GACCCGACAGGTTGCAGCTGGTGGACGGGGACTTCGGCTGCTCGGGCTACGTGGAGCTGCACAGGCAGGGGTTGTGGGGGTCCGTGGCGGATGGCCCGGGCATCAGGCCAGAGCTGGCCACCCGCATCTGCCAGGATCTCCACTGCGGCACCGCCGTCGACAGCCACGGCTACCCCAAGCCAGAGTGGAGAAGCCACTTGCCGGTGCGGTGGGAGGTGGTGGAGCCCTGCGAGAGCCGTCTGCTCTTCAACTGCTTCAACAGGACCCGCGCCCAGCAGGAGAAAGCACCTGCCTTCATCATCTGCTCGC GCTCGCAGCCCCAGGCCCTGCGGAGGCTGGCGGGTGGCCCCACGCCTTGTGAAGGGGACGTTGAGGTTTTTCACGAGGGACGGTGGCAGGTGCTGTGTGACAACAGGGTGCAGCGATCCAAGTGGggcagccagctctgccaggAGCTGCGCTGTGGGAATCTCTCCTCCAGCACTGAACTCCGGGACCCCCCCTCCATGGGTGTCACCTGCAAAATCCCCACCCTacacctctgctctgccagcctcAGGGGTCCCCAGACCTGCTCCCGGACCAGAGTCGTGT GCCAGGACTCGAAGCCACAGCCTGCTGGCACAGCGGCAGGCACCATCGTGAGCATCTGCCTGGCCCTGCTTCTCTTCGGCATCCTCTCGCTGCTCTGCGGCCCTCCTGCCTACAGGAGGCTGATGAAGAGAA TCTCCAAAAAGAAGCAGCGCCAGTGGATCGGCCCCACAGGACTCAACCAGACGG TCTCCTTCCACCGCAACAGCACCGTCACCCCCAGGCCGCGGGCAGAGGGGCAGCGGGTGCAAGGGGGGGACAACGACTATGCTCAGCCCCCCCAGAAGAGCTCCTACCTCTCGGCATACCCAG CCCTGGAAGGTGCGTGCAGAGCTTCCAACCCTCCGGACAACTCCTCCGACAGCGATTATGACCTGCATTCTGCCCGCAGAGTGTGA
- the VPS37C gene encoding vacuolar protein sorting-associated protein 37C, with the protein MDTLRNRTVEELRELQEDAEEIERLALESQEVQELQLEREMALAANRSLAEQNLKFQAPLETGRTDLSNRYEELQKLAERCKEQKAKLEKFSAAMHPQTLLDLLQVESQKIEEESDKMAEKFLEGEVPLETFLEEFSAMRKLSHLRRVRVEKLQEILRKLEASREPGRDSQQQPPPPVPGPAEPPKPQPVPSAANSFPLPYSPTPNVPVGPTAHGALPPAPFSGSPVTVGHVASPQPSTQPSFPYKPPPGPGYPPAQAADSTPGYPKPPSGGSSPAPAYSWSPSRGPPHPPPFPGSHPSPPHPRPGYPPYFPPGAGRPQCPYPTQPPLPTFPIPPQPPYPPGPPPPFGYPPPPNPQRPAWPGY; encoded by the exons ATGGACACCCTGAGGAACCGGACGGTGGAGGAGCTCCGGGAGCTGCAGGAAGATGCAGAGGAGATCGAGCGCCTGGCCCTGGAGTCCCAGGAG gttcaggagctgcagctggaaagGGAGATGGCCCTTGCTGCCAACCGCAGCTTGGCTGAGCAGAACCTGAAATTCCAGGCGCCACTGGAGACAGGGCGCACCGACCTCTCTAACAGATACGAAGAGCTGCAGAAGCTGGCTGAGCGGTGTAAAGAGCAAAAGGCCAAACTGG aGAAATTTTCAGCAGCAATGCATCCTCAGACCTTGCTGGATCTCCTGCAGGTGGAAAGCCAGAAAATTGAAGAGGAGTCTGAT aAAATGGCCGAGAAGTTCCTGGAGGGCGAGGTGCCTCTGGAGACATTTCTCGAGGAGTTTTCCGCGATGAGGAAGTTGTCCCACTTGCGCCGGGTCAGAGTTGAAAAGCTGCAGGAGATCCTGAGGAAGCTGGAAGCGTCGCGGGAGCCCGGCAGGGACTctcagcagcagccacctcctcccGTACCTGGCCCCGCTGAGCCGCCGAAGCCGCAGCCAGTCCCTTCAGCGGCAAATTCCTTCCCGTTGCCCTACAGCCCAACCCCAAACGTGCCGGTGGGCCCCACAGCCCACGGagctctccctcctgctcctttcTCCGGCTCCCCGGTGACGGTGGGCCACGTTGCTTCCCCTCAGCCGAGCACCCAGCCCTCCTTTCCCTATAAACCTCCTCCAGGGCCCGGATACCCGCCGGCGCAGGCAGCCGACTCCACGCCGGGGTATCCCAAACCCCCCTCAGGGGGCTCTTCTCCGGCGCCGGCCTATTCCTGGTCTCCGTCCAGGGGCCCGCCACACCCCCCGCCGTTTCCTGGCTCTCACCCCTCTCCTCCACACCCCAGACCTGGGTACCCCCCCTATTTCCCCCCTGGGGCAGGGAGACCCCAATGCCCCTACCCCACCCAGCCCCCTCTCCCTACTTTCCCAATCCCCCCGCAGCCTCCTTATCCTCCCGGACCCCCTCCACCCTTTGGGTACCCCCCACCTCCAAACCCTCAACGCCCTGCTTGGCCTGGCTACTAA